The segment ACGCCTAGTTTTACCTCCATGTATCAGCATCCCTTTAGCTACTGGTTTTTACTTCCTCTTTGGATATACCTTAGGAGGACAATACTTACCTCTTTTTTTCTCAGCCTTTCTTACGGGATACCTGTTTTATGATATTGGCCATTATGCCATCCATCATTTCAATTTAAAAAGTAACTATTGGAAGACTGTGAAAACCAATCACATGAGACATCACTTCATGACTCCAGACAAAGGTTTTGGTGTAAGTACTGTCATTTGGGATTTTGTTTTCTTTTCCTTAGCCCATAATAAAAAACAAGTAATTTCTCAGGAAGAGAATCAATCTGAGTTCGATAGTGAGCTTAAACATAATTACAGTAGCAAAAGAATAACGGCTGAATAGTATATCTTTGCCGAATGTGCTAATTCCAATTTTCCACCTATTGTAGCTGATGATATCGATCAAACAAGTATCAAATAAAAAGGACCTAAAGAAGTTCATCGATTTTCCTCATGAACTGTATGCAAATGACGAGCATTATGTTCCTGAGCTATATATGGCACAAGCGGACATGCTCAATAAGTCAACTTTCCCTTTCTTTCAACATTCCGAAGCAGAGTTTTTCCTCGCCTATCAAGATGACAAAATAGTAGGTCGAATCGCAGCAATCAAAAACAACAACTATATCGAATACACCAATAAACAAGTAGGACAATTCGGTTTTTTTGATACAATCGATGACTATGAAGTAGCTAAGGCACTCCTAGATACAGTCAAAAATTGGATTGCTCAACACGGTCTTAACCAAATCACAGGTCCATACAACTACTCGACCAACGAGACTTGTGGTACACTAATTGAAGGATTCGACTCACCCCCGACCTTGATGATGACATACAACAAGCCATACTATGCCGAC is part of the Reichenbachiella agarivorans genome and harbors:
- a CDS encoding sterol desaturase family protein, whose product is MAKYFVSDKNETVRLFQNDFLESLSRVHFTTPLFIYIPVILYLLYLSFFERHYTIAEGILILLAGLIVWTFVEYVMHRFIFHYHAKTKIGKKIMFLIHGVHHDYPSDLKRLVLPPCISIPLATGFYFLFGYTLGGQYLPLFFSAFLTGYLFYDIGHYAIHHFNLKSNYWKTVKTNHMRHHFMTPDKGFGVSTVIWDFVFFSLAHNKKQVISQEENQSEFDSELKHNYSSKRITAE